The Pyrenophora tritici-repentis strain M4 chromosome 10, whole genome shotgun sequence genome contains a region encoding:
- a CDS encoding ChaA, Ca2+-H+ antiporter, with protein sequence MAHNHTHNHHSETVPLLNHAHNFLPQHNIHPDGESGRTGFHPTHFLTVAWRSGSKAAKYTNLLWPLVLVAFILNFVAPNMPIAVFVTSYIGMVPVANLLGFAGQEFARKMPKVSGILIETAFGSIVEIVLFVVLIAKHEGGDEGGSSEDGNLVPVIQAAILGSILTNLLLCLGLCFFVGGLRTLSQKFHASVSEVGSGLLLVAGFGLLIPSAYYSALKGSAVKTAHGKHEFTEEVLKHNVLRISQITSILLIIAFGIFIWYNARSQHSLFDEVLEADEHADLDHHEDLAKPKFTFTECIVALILSLALVTLLAYFLVERIEDVVEAGVPDQFLGLIMLPLVEKAAEHLTAIDEAWDGQINFALFHCIGPSIQTALFNAPLVVIVGWIMGKDMDLNFEIFMVVLLVLSIVVVGNFLRDGESNYLEGAMLIIVYVIVAVAAWYYPNPDVATSNGT encoded by the exons ATGGCCCACAACCACACCCACAACCATCATTCCGAGACGGTACCCTTGCTCAATCATGCCCACAATTTCCTCCCTCAGCACAACATCCACCCGGATGGCGAAAGCGGTCGCACCGGCTTCCATCCCACCCATTTCCTCACCGTAGCCTGGCGCTCCGGGAGCAAGGCAGCAAAATATACAAACCTCCTTTGGCCTTTGGTCCTCGTAGCCTTCATTTTGAATTTCGTCGCTCCCAACATGCCGATTGCTGTGTTTGTTACGAGTTACATTGGCATGGTTCCCGTGGCCAATCTGCTGGGCTTCGCAGGCCAGGAGTTTGCGAGGAAGATGCCTAAAGTCAGCGGGATTCTGATTGAAACTGCGTTTGGCTCCATTGTGGAGATTGTGCTGTTTGTGGTGCTGATTGCGAAACATGAGGGTGGTGATGAGGGAGGCTCTAGTGAAGATGGAAATTTGGTGCCTGTTATCCAAGCTGCCATTCTGGGGTCTATACTTACGAATCTGCTGTTATGCTTGGGACTGTGCTTTTTTGTTGGCGGATTGAGGACTCTCAGTCAAAAGTTCCATGCTTCGGTTAGTGAGGTGGGTTCTGGATTGTTGCTGGTCGCTGGGTTTGGCTTGCTCATCCCGAGTGCGTATTACAGTGCGCTCAAGGGCTCGGCGGTTAAGACGGCACATGGCAAGCACGAGTTTACAGAGGAGGTACTCAAGCATAACGTGTTGAGAATCAGTCAGATTACTTCAATTCTGCTGATCATCGCTTTTGGCAT TTTCATTTGGTACAACGCCCGTTCCCAACACTCCCTCTTCGACGAAGTGCTCGAAGCAGACGAACACGCAGATCTAGACCACCACGAAGATCTCGCAAAACCCAAGTTCACTTTCACAGAATGCATTGTTGCACTCATTCTTTCTCTCGCTCTTGTCACACTGTTGGCCTACTTTCTCGTCGAGCGCATCGAGGATGTCGTTGAAGCGGGTGTCCCTGACCAATTCCTCGGTCTCATCATGCTTCCGCTTGTGGAAAAGGCTGCTGAGCACTTGACTGCTATCGATGAGGCGTGGGATGGTCAGATT AACTTCGCCCTCTTCCACTGCATCGGCCCTTCGATCCAAACAGCCTTGTTCAATGCCCCACTTGTCGTCATCGTAGGCTGGATCATGGGCAAGGACATGGATCTCAACTTTGAGATTTTCATGGTTGTTCTGCTTGTGTTGAGTATTGTTGTCGTAGGCAACTTCTTGAGGGATGGAGAGAGCAATTATCTCGAGGGTGCCATGCTTATC ATTGTGTACGTCATCGTGGCTGTGGCAGCGTGGTATTACCCGAACCCTGATGTTGCTACTTCCAATGGCACGTGA
- a CDS encoding DUF1746 domain containing protein yields MNDEAESSRAPQRHDDALPELADLEDAIARLEEEEQREKEKQAKQARLDAKRKRIQMLGELLRDLDMVVYLELITLYHLDCSFFWLAFKAFIHGTLLTPLPDTATVTRPPDEPKPFLPLLLFSFGVNFLLHLTYPAPSAGEDTRGYLHGGLMIDFIGQQGPTSKWKLGALDICILVLQLVMVSVHVKRRELKKKLAKLSAGLTTSTATSDPPPAETATATSDNTARGQDVDDEERGVLHRTDTMSDIGLDADGEQDALLPTSESGHVDAMEVLSSGQCVIGDFTLFDTLLQENRNYSAYRLTRTESGINDMPETLRRLNTLRTRFGVGGG; encoded by the exons ATGAACGACGAGGCCGAGTCGTCTCGAGCTCCACAACGCCATGACGATGCTCTACCCGAGCTGGCGGACCTTGAAGATGCGATAGCACGCTTGGAAGAGGAGGAACAGCGCGAAAAGGAAAAACAGGCAAAGCAGGCGAGGTTGGATGCGAAGAGGAAGCGCATACAGATGCTGGGCGAGCTGCTGCGCGACTTGGATATGGTTGTCTACCTGGAACTCATCACTCTCTACCATCTAGA CTGCTCCTTCTTCTGGCTCGCATTCAAGGCCTTCATCCACGGAACACTGCTCACCCCTCTCCCGGACACGGCAACCGTCACCCGCCCGCCCGACGAACCAAAGCCCTTCCTCCCGCTACTCCTATTTTCGTTTGGAGTCAATTTCCTCCTGCATCTCACATACCCGGCGCCCTCGGCCGGCGAGGATACCAGAGGCTACTTACACGGTGGCTTGATGATCGACTTTATCGGCCAACAGGGCCCTACCAGCAAGTGGAAGCTTGGCGCGCTCGACATATGCATCCTGGTCCTGCAGCTCGTCATGGTGTCGGTGCATGTCAAGAGGCGGGAgctgaagaagaagctggCGAAACTATCGGCTGGCCTAACGACATCCACCGCCACGTCAGACCCGCCACCAGCAGAAACGGCAACAGCGACCAGCGATAACACAGCGCGGGGCCAGGATGTCGACGACGAGGAGCGAGGCGTGCTACACCGAACTGACACCATGTCAGATATTGGCCTTGATGCCGATGGCGAACAAGATGCGCTGCTGCCGACGTCCGAGTCTGGCCATGTCGACGCCATGGAGGTGCTCAGTTCCGGCCAGTGTGTCATCGGTGACTTCACCCTGTTCGACACCCTCCTCCAGGAAAACAGGAACTACTCGGCTTACAGACTGACGCGGACCGAAAGCGGCATCAATGACATGCCCGAGACGCTGCGGCGACTCAACACTCTGCGCACGCGCTTCGGAGTCGGGGGTGGATGA
- a CDS encoding SpoVK, ATPase AAA+ class, with amino-acid sequence MADTTITSHEDMASLSYFDNSSGKRINTDVMLIEAIRTQYPNLDLVVAPQGRLNLLAYAGAGLADATPLDDVVKDPVYGPGVKLRSYNPPARRLDSGAGTMVERVIFGKYMYKWKDQEAILYVAEGRDGAGAYPTPIMHYILSNATHKVDELIKDATKWGSELHNEVWVFDGGYWQKSAELYNSVQKSTWESVILDEDMKKSLIADVENFFDGQQTYQDLKVPWKRGVIYYGPPGNGKTISIKAMMHSLYQRGANGDSRLAVPTLYVRSLASFGGPEYALAQIFGKAREEAPCYLVFEDLDSIVNDHVRSYFLNEVDGLKSNDGILMVGSTNHLDRLDPGIAKRPSRFDRKYYFSDPNYDQRVQYCKFWQGKLEDNKDLSFPDELCEKIAEITPKFSFAYLQEAFVAALLAIAARGGKSAAEAEFEAQRWSGPQDPMKSITGTLHSNFDRVLRFANSEDIGSEPDSDLDKLELWVEIKKQIKILKEEMSEEKRKTNGRFEHGPTKSTQFRDELDAVLHGRQQRGSRSQRPF; translated from the coding sequence ATGGCAGACACAACCATCACGTCCCACGAGGACATGGCGAGCCTCTCGTATTTTGACAACTCGTCGGGCAAACGTATCAACACAGATGTCATGCTCATTGAAGCAATCCGCACGCAATACCCCAACCTCGACCTCGTGGTTGCACCCCAGGGCAGGCTCAATCTTCTTGCGTATGCTGGTGCTGGCTTAGCAGACGCGACGCCCCTCGACGACGTGGTCAAAGATCCTGTCTACGGCCCAGGTGTCAAGCTGCGTTCTTATAACCCCCCAGCCAGAAGACTTGACTCTGGTGCTGGCACAATGGTCGAGCGCGTCATATTCGGAAAATACATGTACAAGTGGAAGGACCAGGAGGCTATACTCTATGTCGCAGAAGGACGCGACGGAGCAGGAGCATATCCGACTCCGATTATGCATTACATCTTGTCTAATGCGACACACAAGGTCGACGAGCTGATCAAGGACGCGACCAAGTGGGGATCCGAACTGCACAACGAGGTCTGGGTCTTCGACGGGGGCTACTGGCAGAAGAGCGCTGAGCTATACAATTCAGTGCAGAAGAGCACATGGGAGAGCGTCATACTCGACGAGGACATGAAGAAGTCGCTTATTGCTGACGTGGAGAATTTCTTCGACGGTCAACAGACGTACCAAGACTTAAAGGTGCCGTGGAAGCGTGGTGTCATCTACTACGGCCCCCCTGGCAACGGAAAGACCATCAGCATCAAGGCTATGATGCACAGCCTTTACCAACGCGGTGCAAACGGAGACTCCAGACTCGCTGTTCCGACCCTATACGTCCGTTCGCTGGCCTCTTTCGGTGGCCCTGAATACGCCTTGGCGCAAATCTTTGGCAAGGCTCGCGAAGAGGCGCCCTGCTATCTCGTCTTTGAAGACCTGGATTCCATCGTCAACGATCATGTGCGTTCGTACTTCCTCAACGAGGTCGATGGTCTTAAGTCCAATGATGGCATTCTGATGGTAGGTTCAACAAACCACCTTGACAGACTGGACCCAGGTATCGCAAAGAGGCCCAGTCGTTTTGACCGCAAGTACTACTTCTCAGACCCAAACTACGACCAACGTGTACAGTACTGCAAGTTTTGGCAGGGAAAGCTTGAGGACAACAAGGACCTTAGCTTCCCCGACGAGCTTTGTGAAAAAATTGCGGAGATCACGCCCAAATTCTCCTTTGCTTACCTGCAAGAAGCCTTTGTTGCGGCGCTGCTTGCCATTGCCGCACGCGGTGGTAAGAGTGCTGCGGAGGCGGAGTTTGAAGCACAGAGGTGGTCTGGTCCTCAGGATCCGATGAAGTCAATCACTGGCACTCTCCACTCCAACTTTGACAGAGTACTTCGCTTTGCTAATTCGGAAGATATTGGCTCGGAACCAGACTCAGACCTTGACAAGCTAGAGCTCTGGGTCGAGATCAAAAAGCAGATCAAGATTCTGAAAGAAGAAATGAGCGAGGAGAAGCGCAAGACCAACGGCAGGTTTGAGCATGGACCAACAAAGTCGACGCAGTTCAGAGACGAGCTCGACGCGGTTCTCCATGGCCGACAGCAGCGGGGCAGTCGATCTCAACGTCCTTTCTAG
- a CDS encoding CaiC, Acyl-CoA synthetase (AMP-forming)-AMP-acid ligase II: MASTLPRLPIFEAIKKHDAQSTAIVHSLSGRAFTYGELVNDVAAAKDRLQQNCNGQSAEGQRISFLVENGYDYVVTLLSILAAHAIAVPLSPAFPAHELRYIIDQSESLMLLSSEKFQSQADLVLGEGMETKPINYKQEKIMMGKTDDYVTLEEPTSDRGGMMLYTSGTTNRPKGVLLPQDVLTAQSRSLLEAWNYSSQDVLLHVLPLHHIHGTVNALLTPLFAGSTVEFQFPFNATAAWDRLAAPFLPNPDSSKKPITFLTVVPTIYTRLLSSHASLSPELQAASKTALHPSNMRLNISGSAALPTPVKTAWTELSGGNVLLERYGMTEVGMALSCGLDFKDRVDGSVGWPLPSVQARLVDTETGEVIEIGKEIDPASNRERQGEIQLRGPTIFREYWKNPEATTKEFTEDTDGKGKWFKTGDVAVRRNVHGAGKSDQAWARGPLYFIHGRKSADIIKTGGEKVSALEIEREMLSLPQIDEVAVVGLPSEAWGQKVAAVVVLSEQGKTCGKGGKAWSALDMRRALKEILVNYKIPQEMKVVESIPRNAMGKINKKQLVIQIWGEQLRVP; this comes from the exons ATGGCTTCTACATTGCCCCGCCTGCCCATCTTTGAGGCTATCAAGAAGCACGACGCGCAGAGTACCGCTATCGTTCACTCCCTATCAGGTCGCGCTTTTACCTACGGCGAGCTTGTCAATGATGTCGCTGCTGCAAAGGACAGGTTGCAACAGAATTGTAATGGGCAGAGCGCAGAGGGACAGCGCATCTCGTTTCTGGTAGAGAATGGCTATGACTATGTAG TGACTCTACTGTCTATCCTCGCCGCACATGCAATCGCCGTCCCGCTATCGCCTGCCTTCCCCGCCCATGAGCTCCGCTACATCATCGACCAGAGCGAGTCTCTCATGCTTCTCTCCTCGGAAAAGTTCCAGAGCCAGGCCGACCTTGTATTGGGTGAGGGCATGGAGACCAAGCCCATCAACTACAAACAAGAGAAGattatgatgggcaagacTGACGACTATGTCACACTGGAAGAACCCACAAGCGACAGGGGTGGAATGATGCTATACACGTCTGGCACTACGAATCGACCGAAAGGCGTTCTGCTGCCTCAAGACGTATTGACAGCACAGTCGCGGTCATTGCTCGAAGCTTGGAATTATAGCAGCCAGGATGTGCTGCTCCATGTACTCCCTCTACACCACATCCACGGCACTGTCAATGCGCTGCTCACACCCCTCTTCGCTGGTAGCACCGTTGAGTTTCAATTCCCCTTCAACGCTACAGCTGCATGGGATCGTCTAGCCGCGCCGTTCCTTCCCAACCCTGATTCATCAAAGAAGCCCATCACCTTTCTCACTGTCGTCCCAACAATATACACGCGCTTACTATCGTCCCATGCGAGCCTTTCGCCTGAACTCCAAGCTGCTAGCAAAACTGCTCTCCACCCTTCCAACATGCGCCTCAACATTTCGGGGTCCGCTGCCCTCCCCACACCGGTAAAAACGGCTTGGACTGAGCTCAGCGGAGGAAATGTGCTCCTGGAGCGATACGGCATGACAGAAGTCGGTATGGCACTTTCTTGTGGCCTCGACTTCAAAGATCGCGTCGACGGCTCGGTTGGCTGGCCACTACCGTCGGTGCAAGCGCGCCTCGTGGATACCGAAACCGGAGAGGTCATAGAGATCGGCAAGGAGATTGATCCAGCATCCAATCGCGAACGACAGGGCGAGATCCAACTCCGCGGACCCACCATTTTCAGAGAGTACTGGAAGAACCCCGAAGCCACGACCAAGGAGTTTACAGAGGACACTGACGGCAAAGGAAAGTGGTTCAAGACAGGTGACGTTGCTGTTCGCAGAAACGTTCATGGAGCGGGTAAGAGCGACCAAGCTTGGGCCAGGGGACCATTGTACTTTATCCACGGCCGCAAATCAGCCGACATCATCAAGACGGGCGGCGAGAAAGTGTCGGCCCTCGAAATCGAACGCGAAATGCTGTCTCTACCCCAAATTGACGAAGTCGCCGTCGTCGGTCTCCCCTCGGAAGCCTGGGGCCAGAAAGTAGCTGCCGTCGTTGTCCTTTCCGAGCAAGGCAAGACGTGTGGAAAGGGGGGCAAGGCTTGGTCTGCACTCGATATGAGGAGAGCGCTCAAGGAGATACTGGTCAATTACAAGATCCCGCAGGAAATGAAGGTTGTGGAGAGTATCCCGAGGAATGCCATGGGTAAGATTAATAAGAAACAGCTCGTGATACAGATTTGGGGCGAGCAGCTTCGAGTGCCTTAG
- a CDS encoding SGL domain containing protein — MPDVEKYEITEPWLKTHCSLGEGPFWEEDTNTVRFLDVEKQKLFRVDMAKGPSSLKTVKEHDISMGCTADIEANPKEFIFGGKYGYGIANKETGEYRWVKKVWSEAEISENKHEKFRGNDGAVDSAGRFWVGFMFDPMVEKWRTDGAVFRLNPDMSLDRPMSDITIPNGTTWNKKDDTMYFADSPTKTIWQFDFDPKTGAISNKRPYFTMPEDNRYGEDAVPDGHCIDEEGYMWTALHGGHHVIRISPQGEIVAEIKVPTSQPTCPCFAGEELFITSAGGTGGENGGPVDEFAGSCFKINVGVRGLKRFKFKGGDKIEGGKENGQIVGE; from the exons ATGCCCGACGTTGAAAAGTACGAAATAACAGAG CCATGGCTCAAGACACACTGCTCATTGGGCGAAGGCCCATTCTGGGAAGAGGACACCAACACGGTCCGCTTCCTCGATGTTGAGAAACAAAAGCTATTCCGCGTGGACATGGCCAAAGGGCCATCAAGCCTCAAGACCGTAAAGGAGCACGACATATCAATGGGATGCACGGCAGACATTGAGGCCAACCCCAAAGAGTTCATCTTCGGCGGCAAATACGGATACGGCATTGCCAACAAGGAAACGGGCGAATACCGCTGGGTCAAGAAAGTCTGGTCCGAGGCCGAAATCTCTGAAAACAAGCACGAGAAATTCCGTGGCAACGACGGCGCTGTCGATTCCGCGGGACGGTTCTGGGTGGGCTTCATGTTCGACCCCATGGTTGAGAAGTGGCGAACTGACGGCGCGGTTTTCCGTCTGAATCCCGATATGAGCCTCGACCGTCCAATGAGTGACATTACGATCCCCAATGGCACGACATGGAACAAGAAGGATGATACCATGTACTTTGCCGACAGTCCGACAAAGACGATTTGGCAGTTTGACTTTGACCCCAAGACTGGGGCTATCAGCAACAAGCGCCCTTACTTTACCATGCCAGAGGACAACCGCTACGGGGAGGATGCCGTGCCAGATGGTCACTGCATTGATGAGGAGGGTTACATGTGGACCGCCCTTCATGGTGGGCATCATGTCATTCGGATCTCGCCCCAGGGTGAGATCGTTGCAGAAATCAAGGTTCCCACTAGTCAACCCACCTGCCCGTGCTTTGCTGGAGAAGAGCTTTTTATTACTAGCGCCGGTGGCACAGGTGGAGAGAATGGAGGGCCTGTTGATGAGTTTGCAGGCAGCTGTTTCAAGATCAATGTTGGTGTCAGGGGACTAAAGAGATTCAAGTTCAAGGGTGGCGATAAGATTGAGGGAGGCAAGGAGAATGGGCAGATTGTTGGCGAGTAG
- a CDS encoding Grp1-Fun34-YaaH domain containing protein — MATAREHNDAVRGPSFEKGTSTTDHAAGTNGAGMPKQRSPYDYGGNPLAHVATNDPELRLTAFGGEFQPGLYRPPNRKFANPAPLGLSAFALTTFVLSLINVKTRGLHSPNIVVALAYGYGGLVQLLAGMWEMAVGNTFGATALSSYGGFWIAFAIVLTPGGFEIETALAETGQFYNSFGLFLMGWFIFTFILLLCTLRSTSDCIVAGGAFGLMAAFAAWYNALAGLADSSNSFFVIPVAHFPWSEKGRERRNKVDNSVARAESGHAA, encoded by the exons ATGGCGACAGCTCGTGAGCACAATGATGCCGTG CGCGGCCCCAGTTTCGAAAAGGGAACCAGCACGACCGACCATGCCGCAGGCACTAATGGTGCTGGCATGCCTAAGCAAAGGTCGCCTTATGACTATGGCGGCAACCCTCTTGCACATGTTGCTACCAACGATCCGGAACTTCGCCTTACCGCTTTTGGTGGTGAATTCCAACCCGGTCTCTACAGGCCCCCGAACCGCAAGTTCGCCAACCCAGCACCCCTGGGTCTTTCGGCTTTCGCCCTGACCACCTTTGTTCTGTCTTTGATCAACGTTAAAACCCGTGGTCTTCACAGCCCCAACATTGTCGTAGCTCTTGCCTACGGTTATGGTGGTCTCGTTCAGCTGTTGGCCGGCATGTG GGAAATGGCCGTCGGTAACACATTTGGTGCTACTGCCCTTTCATCATACGGTGGTTTCTGGATTGCTTTCGCCATTGTCCTTACACCCGGTGGTTTTGAGATTGAAACCGCCCTCGCTGAGACGGGTCAATTCTACAACTCTTTCGGCCTGTTCCTGATGGGATGGTTCATCTTCACCTTTATCCTGCTTCTCTGCACCCTCCGATCGACC AGCGACTGCATTGTTGCCGGTGGTGCTTTCGGTCTCATGGCCGCTTTCGCCGCCTGGTATAACGCGCTCGCTGGTCTCGCGGACAGCTCCAACAG CTTCTTCGTCATTCCGGTTGCTCATTTCCCCTGGTCTGAGAAGGGCCGTGAGCGACGCAACAAGGTTGACAACTCGGTTGCCCGCGCCGAGTCTGGCCACGCTGCCTAA
- a CDS encoding mitochondrial hypoxia responsive domain containing protein, with product MSFGGPNSTPLPSSFDENADFYNENTIDKIWRRFREEPLVPLGCGLTVWAIVGATRSMRKGDHKMTNLYFRRRLYAQGFTIAVLVAGNMYWQKDRLKRKEYEKKVAEKDRMDKRDRWLRELEMRDEEDKAWKERMAKKARGAADEAVGVTQMVKEKTKELKDQTVGK from the exons ATGTCTTTCGGTGGTCCAAACAGCACACCTCTCCCTTCCTCTTTTGACGAAAATGC CGACTTCTACAACGAAAACACCATTGACAAAATATGGCGACGATTCCGGGAAGAGCCCCTCGTACCCCTCGGCTGCGGCCTCACCGTCTGGGCCATTGTCGGCGCAACCCGCTCCATGCGCAAAGGCGATCATAAAATGACGAACTTGTACTTCCGTCGCCGTCTCTACGCACAAGGCTTTACCATCGCCGTATTAGTCGCTGGAAACATGTACTGGCAGAAAGACCGCTTGAAGCGCAAAGAGTACGAGAAGAAGGTTGCGGAGAAGGACCGCATGGACAAGAGGGACAGATGGCTGAGGGAGTTGGAGATGCGAGATGAGGAGGACAAAGCGTGGAAGGAGAGGATGGCGAAGAAGGCGAGGGGTGCAGCGGATGAGGCAGTGGGCGTTACGCAGATGGTCAAGGAGAAAACCAAGGAGCTCAAGGATCAAACTGTGGGGAAGTGA
- a CDS encoding BolA, Stress-induced morphogen, translating into MAQSMTPMEDALRSKARSASYTHITEALKPSSLEIFNDSHKHAHHKAMQGVTSRETHFRVFITSAAFQGKMQVARHRMVNALVKDELAKEGGIHALQLTTRTPEEEEARKQKEATQ; encoded by the exons ATGGCCCAATCTATGACTCCAATGGAAGATGCTCTGCGCTCAAAGGCACGGTCTGCATCGTACACACAT ATTACAGAAGCATTGAAGCCCTCATCCCTTGAAATCTTCAACGACTCACACAAGCACGCTCATCACAAAGCCATGCAAGGAGTCACCAGCCGAGAGACACACTTTCG TGTCTTCATAACATCCGCAGCCTTCCAAGGCAAAATGCAAGTTGCACGTCACCGCATGGTCAACGCACTGGTAAAAGACGAACTGGCAAAAGAGGGCGGCATCCATGCATTGCAACTCACCACACGCACGcccgaagaagaagaagccagGAAACAGAAAGAAGCTACACAGTAG